In a genomic window of Bradyrhizobium ontarionense:
- a CDS encoding ABC transporter permease: MMLQDLRTTVLREAVRPNIWDIVALIIVVGAMVLIVYGGEQTTQPLSALDTAPVTLDPANLPLYALRTTLRMLLAIACSLVFTFVYAALAAKSRRAEIVLIPLLDILQSVPILGFLTFTVVFFMNLFPGRVLGAELACVFAIFTSQAWNMTFSMYQSMRNVPKDLEDATRSFHLSGWQRFWRLDVPFAMPGLIWNAMMSMSGGWFFVVASEAITVGNTTVTLPGIGSYVALAIQQKDLAAIGTALLTMLLVITAYDQLLFRPIVAWADKFRFEQTASGNPPSSWMLDLFRRTRALRSLSIPFAALNRTFSNLRLNWPQAWSGPVRHAPPSQLVDGLWLAVVIVGCAYAGWKTYLYLSATLAPSDVLTAIGYGLITLVRVAVLIALASLIWVPVGVWIGLRPKLAERLQPLAQFLAAFPANLAFPVFVVLIVRYGLNANVWLSPLMILGTQWYILFNVIAGASAFPTDLREAAASLQLTGWRWWFKVVLPGVFPYYITGAITASGGSWNAAIVAEVASWGDTHLTASGLGAYIAAATERGDFPRVVLGIAVMCILVTLFNRLLWRPLYAFGERRLRLG, translated from the coding sequence ATGATGCTTCAGGACCTCCGTACGACCGTGCTGCGGGAAGCCGTGCGTCCCAATATCTGGGACATTGTCGCGCTGATCATCGTGGTCGGCGCGATGGTCCTGATCGTGTATGGCGGCGAGCAGACCACACAGCCGCTATCGGCGCTGGACACCGCTCCGGTCACGCTCGATCCCGCCAACCTGCCGCTCTACGCGCTGCGGACCACGCTCCGCATGCTGCTCGCGATCGCGTGCTCGCTGGTCTTCACCTTCGTCTACGCGGCGCTGGCGGCCAAGAGCCGACGCGCCGAGATCGTACTGATCCCGCTGCTCGACATCCTGCAGTCGGTGCCCATTCTCGGCTTCCTGACCTTCACGGTCGTGTTCTTCATGAACCTGTTCCCCGGCAGGGTGCTGGGGGCCGAGCTGGCCTGCGTGTTCGCGATCTTCACCAGCCAGGCCTGGAACATGACGTTCAGCATGTACCAGTCGATGCGCAACGTGCCGAAGGATCTGGAGGATGCGACGCGCAGCTTCCACCTCTCCGGCTGGCAGCGCTTCTGGCGCCTCGACGTGCCGTTCGCGATGCCCGGCCTGATCTGGAATGCGATGATGTCGATGTCGGGCGGCTGGTTCTTCGTCGTGGCGTCGGAGGCGATCACGGTCGGCAACACCACGGTGACCCTGCCGGGCATCGGCTCCTATGTGGCGCTCGCGATCCAGCAGAAGGATCTCGCGGCGATCGGGACCGCGCTGCTGACGATGCTGCTGGTGATCACGGCCTATGATCAGTTGCTGTTCCGCCCGATCGTGGCCTGGGCCGACAAGTTCCGGTTCGAGCAGACCGCCTCTGGCAATCCGCCGAGTTCGTGGATGCTCGATTTGTTCAGGCGCACCCGCGCGCTGCGGTCGCTGTCCATTCCCTTCGCCGCGCTCAACCGCACCTTCTCCAACCTGCGCCTCAACTGGCCGCAGGCCTGGAGCGGCCCCGTCCGCCATGCGCCGCCATCACAGCTGGTCGATGGCCTCTGGCTTGCCGTCGTCATCGTCGGCTGCGCCTATGCCGGCTGGAAGACCTATCTCTACCTCTCGGCGACGCTGGCGCCGTCCGATGTCCTCACCGCCATCGGCTACGGCCTGATTACGCTCGTCCGCGTCGCTGTGCTGATCGCCCTGGCCTCGCTGATCTGGGTCCCCGTCGGCGTCTGGATCGGCCTGCGGCCGAAGCTCGCCGAGCGGCTCCAGCCGCTGGCGCAATTCCTCGCCGCATTCCCCGCCAATCTCGCCTTCCCCGTATTCGTCGTGCTGATCGTCCGCTACGGCCTCAATGCCAATGTCTGGCTGAGCCCGCTGATGATCCTGGGCACGCAGTGGTACATCCTGTTCAACGTGATCGCCGGCGCCAGCGCCTTCCCGACCGATCTGCGCGAGGCCGCCGCGAGCCTGCAGCTGACCGGCTGGCGCTGGTGGTTCAAGGTCGTGCTGCCCGGCGTCTTCCCCTATTACATCACCGGCGCCATCACCGCCTCCGGCGGCTCCTGGAACGCGGCGATCGTCGCCGAGGTCGCGAGCTGGGGCGATACACACCTGACCGCGAGCGGCCTCGGTGCCTACATCGCCGCGGCCACGGAGCGCGGCGACTTCCCGCGCGTCGTGCTCGGCATCGCGGTGATGTGCATTCTCGTCACTCTGTTCAACCGGCTGCTGTGGCGGCCGCTCTACGCCTTTGGCGAACGCCGGCTGCGGCTGGGCTGA
- a CDS encoding hemolysin family protein: MLSAELAIIVVLIVVNGLLSMSELAIVSSRPARLAMLAEKGISGARRALTLASDPGRFLSTVQIGITLVGVLSGAFSGATLGQRLTNWLLELGMSASVADIVGVGLVVTTITYATLIVGELVPKQLALRDPEAVAVRVAPAMQVLAKVSLPLVVLLDLSGKLILALLGRSGDAEEKVSEAEIHHLVREAETAGVLEPGEKEMIAGVMRLGDRPVGAIMTPRPEVDVVDLNDDPKVIRELLAKSPHSRLPVSDGERDRPIGVLQAKDMLAAYLRDETLDLRSLVREVPIIPSTVDARDVIAILKVSPVHMGLVHDEYGAFEGVVTAADILESIVGAFSSEQGPPEPACVRRDDGSLLVSGWMQLDEFADVLAIEVPPHRGYHTVAGLVLQHFGSVPEVGQSFELEGWRFEIIDLDGRRIDKILATKLAPDGGEPNVG; this comes from the coding sequence ATGCTGTCCGCCGAACTCGCGATCATTGTCGTCCTCATCGTCGTCAACGGCCTGTTGTCGATGTCCGAACTCGCGATCGTGTCGTCGCGGCCGGCCCGGCTGGCCATGCTGGCAGAGAAGGGCATATCCGGCGCGCGCCGAGCGCTCACGCTGGCGTCGGACCCGGGCCGCTTCCTGTCGACCGTCCAGATCGGCATCACCCTGGTCGGCGTCCTCTCCGGCGCCTTCTCGGGCGCCACGCTGGGCCAGCGCCTGACGAACTGGCTGCTGGAACTCGGCATGTCGGCTTCCGTCGCCGACATCGTCGGCGTCGGCCTCGTCGTCACCACCATCACCTATGCGACCCTGATCGTCGGCGAGCTGGTGCCGAAGCAGCTCGCCTTGCGCGACCCCGAGGCGGTTGCCGTCCGGGTGGCTCCGGCCATGCAGGTGCTCGCCAAGGTGTCGCTGCCGCTGGTGGTGCTGCTCGACCTCTCCGGCAAGCTGATCCTGGCGCTGCTCGGCCGCTCCGGCGACGCCGAGGAGAAAGTGTCGGAGGCGGAGATTCACCATCTGGTGCGCGAGGCCGAGACCGCGGGCGTGCTGGAGCCCGGCGAGAAGGAGATGATCGCCGGCGTGATGCGGCTCGGCGACCGTCCGGTCGGCGCCATCATGACGCCGCGCCCCGAGGTCGATGTCGTCGACCTCAACGACGATCCCAAGGTGATCCGCGAATTGCTCGCCAAGAGCCCGCATTCGCGCCTGCCCGTGTCCGACGGCGAGCGCGACCGCCCGATCGGTGTGCTGCAGGCCAAGGACATGTTGGCGGCTTACTTGCGCGACGAGACGCTGGACCTGCGCAGCCTGGTCCGCGAGGTGCCGATCATTCCCTCGACCGTCGATGCACGCGACGTGATCGCGATCCTGAAGGTCTCGCCCGTCCACATGGGGCTCGTCCACGACGAGTACGGCGCGTTCGAGGGCGTGGTGACCGCGGCGGATATCCTGGAGTCGATCGTCGGCGCGTTCTCATCGGAGCAGGGCCCGCCCGAGCCCGCCTGTGTTCGCCGCGACGACGGTTCGTTGCTCGTCTCCGGCTGGATGCAGCTCGACGAGTTCGCCGACGTGCTGGCGATCGAGGTGCCGCCGCATCGCGGCTATCACACCGTCGCCGGCCTCGTGCTGCAGCACTTCGGCAGCGTGCCGGAGGTCGGCCAGAGCTTCGAGCTCGAGGGCTGGCGCTTCGAGATCATCGACCTCGACGGCCGCCGCATCGACAAGATCCTGGCGACGAAGCTTGCCCCGGATGGCGGCGAGCCGAATGTGGGATAG
- a CDS encoding carbohydrate porin: MIRSNCTREMTLAGAMIAVLGPLAVPAAAADLPLKARMAQTVFDWTGLYVGAHAGYTRDHAQATLTDPSGVATAGSPFSGLTGGVQAGYNWVTRSGLLLGLEGDFSFPNYLTSNHTVARLGTAQSSVGELWDYVATARGRVGYANGDWLVYATGGLAWTGGRFINTNAAGEDEKLLTTRLGWVAGAGIERGFAPHWSWRLEYLYSRFENGGVGFSNGASYSSVLDFQTLRVGLNRKLDFAGGNDLKLKSDPSDPESDRWEIHGQATVIGQGYPAFRAAYTGTNSLTPARQFQETWSNSLYLNARLWDGGEVYYNPELLQGFGLSNTVGAGGFPNGEAQKSDFPYPHYNTSRLFLRQTFGFGGEQETLGSGQLQLSGKQDISRLTLQIGKFAVLDVFDGNAYAKDTRKDFMNWSVWAPGAFDYAADKLGLTYGATAELNQKNWALRAGYFLMDAVSNSSNFDMNVFRRGEYVVELETRYQLFSQPGHLRTIGWFNSVFAGSFRETLDNPALNLDISQTRRGRGKFGYVISFDQALSDDVGLFGRWSWNDGKSEIMAFTDIDSSLSLGTSIRGARWGRPDDTIGIAGVSNGLSRDHRAFLAAGGLGPLIGDGGLNYRRESIIEAYYAYSINKYLTFTADYQFVNNPAYNADRGPVSIFSGRLHGDF; this comes from the coding sequence ATGATCCGCTCGAACTGCACCAGGGAGATGACCCTGGCCGGCGCCATGATCGCCGTGCTCGGCCCGCTCGCCGTGCCCGCCGCTGCCGCCGACCTGCCCCTCAAGGCCCGGATGGCGCAGACGGTGTTCGACTGGACCGGCCTCTATGTCGGCGCCCACGCCGGCTATACTCGTGACCACGCCCAGGCGACCCTGACCGACCCGAGCGGCGTGGCCACGGCCGGCAGCCCGTTCAGCGGCCTGACCGGCGGCGTGCAGGCCGGCTACAACTGGGTCACCCGATCCGGGCTGCTGCTCGGGCTCGAGGGCGATTTCAGTTTTCCGAACTATCTCACCTCGAACCACACCGTCGCCAGGCTGGGCACGGCGCAGTCGAGCGTGGGGGAGCTGTGGGACTATGTCGCCACCGCGCGCGGCCGTGTCGGCTACGCCAATGGCGACTGGCTGGTCTATGCCACCGGCGGCCTTGCCTGGACCGGCGGCCGCTTCATCAACACCAATGCGGCCGGCGAGGACGAGAAGTTGCTGACCACCCGGCTCGGCTGGGTTGCCGGCGCCGGCATCGAGCGCGGCTTTGCGCCGCATTGGAGCTGGCGGCTCGAATACCTCTACAGCCGCTTCGAGAACGGCGGCGTCGGTTTCTCCAACGGCGCCAGCTATTCATCCGTGCTGGACTTCCAGACCTTGCGCGTCGGGCTCAACCGCAAGCTCGATTTCGCCGGCGGCAACGACCTCAAGCTCAAGAGCGATCCGTCCGATCCCGAATCGGACCGCTGGGAGATCCATGGCCAGGCCACCGTCATCGGCCAGGGCTATCCGGCCTTCCGCGCCGCCTACACCGGCACCAACAGCCTGACCCCCGCGCGCCAATTCCAGGAGACCTGGAGCAACAGCCTGTATCTCAATGCGCGGCTGTGGGACGGCGGCGAGGTCTATTACAATCCCGAGCTGCTGCAGGGCTTCGGCCTCAGCAACACCGTCGGAGCCGGCGGCTTCCCCAACGGCGAGGCACAGAAGTCGGACTTCCCCTACCCGCACTACAACACGTCGCGGCTGTTTCTGCGCCAGACCTTCGGCTTCGGCGGCGAGCAGGAAACGCTCGGCAGCGGCCAACTGCAGCTCTCCGGCAAGCAGGATATTTCGCGTCTCACGTTGCAGATCGGCAAGTTCGCCGTGCTCGACGTGTTCGACGGCAACGCCTACGCCAAGGACACCCGCAAGGACTTCATGAACTGGTCGGTGTGGGCGCCGGGCGCGTTCGACTACGCGGCCGATAAGCTCGGCCTAACCTACGGCGCCACCGCCGAGCTGAATCAGAAGAATTGGGCGCTGCGCGCCGGCTATTTCCTGATGGACGCCGTGTCGAATTCGAGCAATTTCGACATGAACGTGTTCCGTCGCGGCGAATATGTCGTCGAGCTGGAGACGCGCTATCAGCTGTTCTCGCAGCCGGGACATTTGCGCACGATCGGCTGGTTCAACAGCGTGTTCGCCGGCAGCTTCCGCGAAACGCTCGACAACCCCGCGCTCAACCTCGATATCAGCCAGACCCGCCGGGGCCGAGGCAAGTTCGGCTACGTCATAAGCTTCGACCAGGCGCTGTCGGACGATGTCGGCCTGTTCGGCCGCTGGAGCTGGAACGACGGCAAGAGCGAGATCATGGCGTTCACCGACATCGACTCCAGCCTGTCGCTCGGCACCTCCATCAGGGGCGCCCGCTGGGGCCGCCCCGACGACACGATCGGTATTGCCGGCGTCAGCAACGGCCTGTCGCGTGATCACCGCGCCTTCCTCGCCGCCGGCGGGCTCGGTCCGCTGATCGGCGATGGCGGACTGAACTATCGACGCGAAAGCATCATCGAGGCCTACTATGCCTATTCCATCAACAAATACCTGACCTTCACCGCCGACTACCAGTTCGTCAACAACCCCGCCTACAACGCCGATCGCGGCCCGGTGTCGATCTTCTCAGGGCGGTTGCACGGGGATTTCTGA
- a CDS encoding creatininase family protein, translated as MTLPPRDWTELHWPAIGTPETARWIAVLPLAATEQHGPHLPLGTDVYIAEAYLARVRALLPPALPATFLPVQPVGISTEHVDYPGTLSLPTDVALRSWQAIGESVARAGIRKLVIVTSHGGNSAAMTLIAQDLRAAHRMLVVTTSWSRFGVPDGLFSADELRHGIHGGAVETSIMQACHPALVRSDAIANFASSGAEMEKNNRVLSTQRPAPMAWQTQDLNPSGAVGDATQASAEKGERVLDHGARAFCALLEDVDNFDVNTLGAGPLAGR; from the coding sequence ATGACCTTGCCGCCCCGCGACTGGACCGAGCTGCACTGGCCCGCGATTGGAACGCCCGAGACCGCGCGCTGGATCGCGGTGCTGCCGCTCGCCGCCACCGAGCAGCACGGGCCGCATCTGCCGCTCGGCACCGACGTCTACATTGCGGAAGCCTATCTCGCCCGCGTCCGTGCGCTGCTGCCGCCCGCGCTGCCGGCAACCTTCCTGCCGGTGCAGCCGGTCGGGATCTCGACCGAGCATGTCGACTATCCGGGCACGCTGAGCTTGCCGACCGACGTGGCGCTGAGGAGCTGGCAGGCGATCGGCGAGAGCGTGGCGCGCGCCGGGATCAGGAAGCTCGTGATCGTCACCAGCCATGGCGGCAACAGCGCCGCGATGACGTTGATCGCGCAGGACCTCCGCGCCGCCCATCGCATGCTGGTGGTGACGACGTCCTGGTCGCGCTTCGGCGTGCCCGACGGCCTGTTCTCCGCCGACGAGCTGCGTCACGGCATCCATGGCGGCGCCGTCGAAACCTCGATCATGCAGGCCTGCCATCCCGCACTGGTGCGCAGCGACGCGATCGCGAATTTCGCATCATCAGGCGCTGAGATGGAGAAGAATAACCGCGTGCTGTCGACGCAGCGGCCGGCGCCGATGGCTTGGCAGACGCAGGATCTCAATCCCAGCGGCGCGGTCGGCGATGCCACCCAGGCCTCGGCAGAGAAGGGCGAGCGCGTGCTCGACCACGGCGCACGCGCGTTCTGCGCGCTGCTCGAGGACGTCGATAACTTCGACGTGAACACACTCGGCGCAGGCCCTCTGGCGGGGCGCTAG
- a CDS encoding ABC transporter substrate-binding protein, with translation MTQGLLSRTLMAALLVAGAMVPAATAQTLDKVSFGTNWVAEAEHGGFFQAVADGTYKRYGLDVTIVPGGPNENNRMLLISGRIEFFMAANTLMSFDAVANNVPVVSIAAMFQKDPQVLLTHPESRITKLDELKPLTLFVSKEGISSYYQWLKSEYGFSEKNVRPYTFNPQPFIATAQSAMQGYVTSEPFAVERAAGFKPGVILLADNGFNTYSTLIETRRDLIESKPDLVQRFVDASIVGWYHYIYGDNSAGNALIKKMNPEMTDDLLAYSVAKMKEYGIVDSGDSVEKGIGAMTDERVMSFFDKMVRAGVVKPTIDYRKSYTLRFVNKGVGVDLRPKQ, from the coding sequence ATGACGCAGGGGCTTCTGTCGCGAACGTTAATGGCGGCTTTGCTCGTCGCGGGTGCGATGGTCCCGGCGGCCACGGCCCAGACCCTGGACAAGGTGTCGTTCGGCACCAACTGGGTGGCCGAGGCGGAGCATGGCGGCTTCTTCCAGGCCGTCGCCGACGGCACCTACAAGCGATACGGACTCGACGTGACGATCGTGCCGGGCGGTCCCAACGAGAACAACCGCATGCTGCTGATCTCAGGCAGGATCGAGTTCTTCATGGCGGCGAACACGCTGATGTCGTTCGATGCGGTCGCCAACAACGTCCCGGTGGTGTCGATCGCGGCGATGTTCCAGAAGGACCCGCAGGTGCTGCTGACGCACCCCGAGTCCAGGATCACCAAACTCGACGAGCTGAAGCCGCTGACCCTGTTCGTCTCCAAGGAAGGCATTTCCAGCTACTATCAATGGCTGAAGTCGGAATACGGGTTCTCCGAGAAGAACGTGCGTCCCTACACGTTCAATCCGCAGCCCTTTATCGCCACCGCGCAGAGCGCAATGCAGGGCTACGTCACCTCGGAGCCGTTCGCGGTCGAGCGCGCCGCCGGCTTCAAGCCCGGCGTGATCCTGCTCGCCGACAACGGCTTCAACACCTATTCGACCCTGATCGAGACGCGGCGCGACCTGATCGAAAGCAAGCCGGACCTGGTGCAGCGCTTCGTCGATGCCTCGATCGTCGGCTGGTACCACTACATCTACGGCGACAACTCGGCCGGCAACGCGCTGATCAAGAAAATGAACCCGGAGATGACCGACGATCTCCTCGCCTATTCGGTCGCCAAGATGAAGGAGTACGGCATCGTCGATTCCGGCGACAGCGTCGAGAAGGGCATCGGCGCCATGACCGACGAGCGCGTCATGAGCTTCTTCGACAAGATGGTGCGGGCCGGCGTGGTCAAGCCGACGATCGACTATCGCAAGTCCTATACGCTGCGCTTCGTCAACAAGGGCGTCGGCGTCGATCTCAGGCCGAAGCAGTAG
- a CDS encoding ABC transporter ATP-binding protein, producing the protein MSSSPLSESGAVRTAVRLRGVTKVYDTGVVALGPIDLAIAEGEFVSLLGPSGCGKSTALRLIAGLASQSSGALEVAAAASETRPGHRIGFVFQEPTLMPWTSVRDNVGLPLTLAHVPAAEVRPRVDAALAQVGLSDFADAFPRELSGGMKMRASLARALVTRPDVLLMDEPFAALDEITRFRLNNDLLALWRSLKMTVVFVTHSVFESVYLSQRVLVMTARPGRLSAEIKIDIGAPRDDAFRSSPAYAGYCRSVSDALAPAYTGVHAL; encoded by the coding sequence ATGAGCTCGTCCCCTTTGTCCGAGAGCGGCGCCGTCAGGACCGCGGTGCGCCTGCGCGGCGTCACCAAGGTCTACGACACCGGCGTTGTCGCGCTGGGGCCGATCGATCTTGCGATCGCGGAGGGCGAGTTCGTCTCGCTGCTCGGTCCGTCCGGCTGCGGCAAGTCGACGGCGTTGCGGCTGATCGCGGGCCTTGCAAGCCAGAGCAGCGGCGCGCTCGAGGTCGCCGCGGCGGCGTCGGAGACGAGGCCCGGCCATCGCATCGGCTTCGTGTTCCAGGAGCCGACCCTGATGCCCTGGACCAGCGTGCGCGACAACGTCGGCCTGCCGTTGACGCTCGCGCATGTGCCTGCCGCCGAGGTACGGCCAAGGGTCGATGCGGCGCTTGCGCAGGTCGGACTCTCTGATTTTGCCGACGCCTTTCCGCGCGAATTGTCCGGCGGCATGAAGATGCGCGCCTCGTTGGCGCGGGCGCTGGTGACGCGCCCGGACGTCCTGCTGATGGACGAGCCGTTCGCCGCGCTCGACGAGATCACGCGCTTCCGTCTCAACAATGATCTGCTGGCGCTGTGGCGCAGTCTGAAGATGACCGTCGTGTTCGTCACCCATTCGGTGTTCGAGTCGGTCTATCTGTCGCAACGCGTGCTGGTGATGACGGCGCGGCCCGGCCGGCTCAGCGCCGAGATCAAGATCGATATCGGCGCACCGCGCGACGACGCGTTTCGCAGCTCGCCCGCTTATGCCGGCTATTGTCGCAGCGTGTCGGACGCGCTGGCGCCGGCCTATACCGGAGTGCATGCGCTGTGA
- a CDS encoding ABC transporter permease, with the protein MSGVRERATSAAGTRLASLVFPALVFVAAMTAWELVVRLNGIQPYVLPGPLLVLKTLIADWDILAQSLLTTLITTLEGFVAAALGGIALALLFNQSKWLEWALFPYAVVLQVTPVIAIAPLLLIYLPQQTAVVVCAWIVGFFPVLSNTALGLNSVDRNLAGLFQLYSASRWQTLRYLKLPAALPYILGGLRIAGGLSLIGAVVAEIAAGSAGAGSGLAYRIAESGYRLNIPRMFAALVLLSVAGIVIYGLLALVSHLVLRRWHESALGKDT; encoded by the coding sequence GTGAGCGGCGTGCGTGAGCGAGCGACATCCGCCGCGGGCACGCGTCTCGCGAGCCTCGTCTTTCCCGCGCTCGTCTTCGTCGCCGCGATGACCGCGTGGGAGCTGGTGGTGCGCCTCAACGGCATCCAGCCCTACGTGCTGCCGGGGCCGCTGCTGGTGCTGAAGACCTTGATCGCCGACTGGGATATCCTTGCGCAGTCGCTGCTGACCACTTTGATCACGACGCTCGAAGGCTTCGTTGCCGCGGCGCTCGGCGGCATCGCGCTGGCGCTGCTGTTCAACCAGTCGAAATGGCTGGAATGGGCGCTGTTTCCCTATGCCGTGGTGCTGCAGGTCACGCCCGTGATCGCGATCGCGCCGCTGCTTCTGATCTATCTGCCGCAGCAGACGGCCGTCGTCGTCTGCGCCTGGATCGTCGGCTTCTTTCCGGTGCTGTCCAACACGGCGCTCGGTCTCAACTCGGTTGACCGCAATCTCGCCGGATTGTTCCAGCTCTACAGCGCCTCGCGCTGGCAGACGCTGCGCTATCTGAAGCTGCCCGCGGCGCTGCCCTATATTCTCGGGGGCCTGCGCATCGCAGGTGGGCTGTCGCTGATCGGCGCTGTCGTCGCCGAGATCGCGGCCGGCAGCGCCGGCGCCGGCTCGGGTCTCGCCTATCGCATCGCGGAATCCGGCTATCGTCTCAACATACCCCGCATGTTCGCAGCGCTGGTGCTGCTGTCGGTCGCCGGGATTGTCATCTATGGCTTGCTGGCGCTAGTTTCGCACCTCGTTTTGCGGCGCTGGCACGAGAGCGCGCTCGGAAAGGACACCTGA
- a CDS encoding 2-hydroxyacid dehydrogenase encodes MAATSSDKIDVLIYGPLRPILEKGFPDSFNVHHATTQADLEALPADVKGRIRGVAVTFHTVKTDAAVMAMLPKLEMIASFGVGYDHIAASHAGQHGIIVTNTPDVLTEEVADVAMGLLIATCREFIKADRFVRSGEWTSKPYPLSVGSLRDRTVGMIGMGRIGQAIARRLEASLVPVVYHSRKPAAGVANKHYPDLLAMAKDVDTLVVIVPGGAGTNRIVNAEVLKALGPRGVVVNVARGSVIDEPALIAALKSGTILAAGLDVFEKEPLVPEELRAMDNVVLLPHIGSAAIVTRNAMDQLVVDNLKVWFAGKPPLTPVPETPVKGR; translated from the coding sequence ATGGCGGCCACTTCGTCTGACAAGATCGATGTTCTGATCTATGGGCCGCTGCGGCCGATCCTGGAAAAAGGTTTTCCGGACAGCTTCAACGTGCACCATGCGACGACGCAGGCCGATCTCGAAGCGCTGCCGGCGGATGTGAAGGGCCGGATCCGCGGCGTCGCCGTGACCTTCCACACCGTCAAGACCGATGCCGCGGTCATGGCGATGTTGCCGAAGCTGGAGATGATCGCAAGCTTCGGCGTCGGCTACGACCACATCGCGGCCAGCCACGCCGGCCAGCACGGCATCATCGTCACCAACACGCCGGATGTGCTGACCGAGGAGGTCGCCGACGTCGCCATGGGGCTGCTGATCGCCACGTGCCGCGAGTTCATCAAGGCCGACCGCTTCGTGCGCTCCGGCGAGTGGACGTCGAAGCCCTATCCGCTGAGCGTCGGCTCGCTGCGCGACCGCACCGTCGGCATGATCGGCATGGGCCGCATCGGCCAGGCGATCGCGCGCCGGCTCGAAGCCTCGCTGGTGCCCGTCGTCTATCATTCGCGCAAGCCGGCCGCCGGCGTCGCCAACAAGCACTATCCCGACCTGCTCGCGATGGCGAAGGACGTCGATACGCTGGTCGTGATCGTGCCGGGCGGCGCCGGCACCAACAGGATCGTCAATGCGGAGGTGCTGAAGGCGCTCGGACCGCGCGGCGTCGTCGTCAACGTCGCCCGCGGCTCGGTGATCGACGAGCCGGCGCTGATCGCGGCGCTCAAGTCCGGCACCATTCTCGCCGCCGGCCTCGACGTGTTCGAGAAGGAGCCGTTGGTGCCCGAGGAGCTCAGGGCGATGGACAACGTCGTGCTGCTGCCACACATCGGCTCGGCTGCCATCGTAACCCGCAACGCGATGGATCAACTGGTGGTCGACAATCTCAAGGTCTGGTTCGCTGGCAAGCCGCCGCTGACGCCCGTTCCGGAAACGCCGGTGAAAGGCCGCTGA
- a CDS encoding AprI/Inh family metalloprotease inhibitor: MIGQWELATTDRSKTCVVTLKPDAAPRGQKLELEPSCAAALPFTKDIAGWNVKGLDIVSLQAANGEAVIDFTEVEAGILEGLRQGEGVYILQNLAAARSLAKSMDQMIGDWAMVRGNGATICSLVLTNNDAGNDNFQVFVKPKCDAAITAFAPTQWRLEHGQMMLMSDRGETWRFEADDNAQWRLVPDSANPLIMLRQ; this comes from the coding sequence ATGATCGGGCAGTGGGAGCTCGCGACCACCGATCGCAGCAAGACCTGCGTCGTTACCCTGAAGCCCGACGCCGCGCCGCGCGGGCAGAAGCTCGAGCTGGAGCCGAGCTGCGCGGCGGCACTGCCCTTCACCAAGGACATCGCCGGCTGGAACGTGAAGGGCCTCGACATCGTCAGCCTCCAGGCCGCCAACGGCGAGGCCGTCATCGACTTCACCGAGGTCGAGGCCGGCATCCTCGAGGGCCTGCGCCAGGGCGAGGGTGTCTACATCCTGCAGAACCTGGCCGCGGCGCGGTCGCTGGCGAAATCGATGGACCAGATGATCGGCGACTGGGCCATGGTCCGCGGCAACGGCGCCACGATCTGCAGTCTGGTGCTCACCAACAACGACGCCGGCAACGATAATTTTCAGGTGTTCGTGAAGCCGAAATGCGATGCTGCGATCACGGCCTTCGCGCCGACGCAGTGGCGGCTCGAGCACGGCCAGATGATGCTGATGTCGGACCGCGGCGAGACCTGGCGTTTCGAAGCCGACGACAATGCGCAATGGCGGCTGGTGCCGGACAGCGCCAATCCGCTGATCATGCTGCGGCAGTGA